In Gimesia benthica, a single window of DNA contains:
- a CDS encoding TrkA C-terminal domain-containing protein, which produces MFAIVSLIVIVVVSIIVVRVATVALSLTGLSNQLARFQARSAFTSTGFTSSETEKVMRHPVRRKIIMTLMILGNAGIVTAISSLIVSFVGAESSGGLWLRIALLAAGLSLLWLLSYSDWVDRRMSEFIQSALQRWTDLEIRDYAGLLHLTGDYVVVELNVNANDWLAESSLNELKLNDEGVLVLGIEKEDETYIGAPRGDTRLEVNDRVLLYGKASVLKNLDERRRGAAGNWEHHKAVDDQKRSEEQEAVVS; this is translated from the coding sequence ATGTTTGCCATTGTTTCACTGATCGTAATCGTGGTGGTTTCAATCATCGTTGTCAGAGTGGCAACGGTTGCGTTATCACTGACCGGGCTCTCAAACCAGTTGGCTCGCTTCCAGGCCAGATCTGCATTTACCAGTACCGGTTTTACGAGCAGTGAAACTGAAAAAGTAATGCGACACCCGGTTCGCCGAAAAATCATTATGACATTAATGATTTTGGGAAACGCGGGAATCGTTACAGCAATTTCTTCATTGATCGTCTCCTTTGTTGGTGCTGAATCCAGCGGTGGCTTATGGCTCAGAATTGCCCTGCTGGCTGCCGGGTTGTCATTACTTTGGTTATTGTCCTATAGCGACTGGGTCGATCGTCGCATGTCTGAATTCATTCAGAGTGCTCTACAGCGTTGGACTGATCTGGAAATTCGAGACTATGCCGGGCTCCTACATCTGACCGGAGATTACGTCGTGGTCGAGTTGAATGTGAACGCGAACGACTGGCTGGCCGAGTCGAGTTTAAACGAGTTGAAGCTCAATGATGAAGGTGTACTCGTACTTGGAATTGAAAAAGAAGATGAAACTTATATCGGTGCACCGCGCGGCGATACGCGACTGGAGGTCAACGATCGGGTGTTGTTGTATGGCAAGGCCAGCGTCTTGAAAAACCTGGATGAGCGTCGGCGCGGTGCTGCCGGGAACTGGGAACACCATAAAGCCGTGGATGACCAGAAACGATCAGAGGAGCAGGAAGCCGTTGTCTCATAA
- a CDS encoding YqaE/Pmp3 family membrane protein, giving the protein MSTHVEHQVAPNQSVVADILRIVLAVLLPPVGVLLQVGLGMHFWLNIVLTLCGYIPGLVHAIWVIARK; this is encoded by the coding sequence ATGTCTACTCATGTCGAACACCAGGTTGCACCTAATCAATCAGTCGTTGCGGATATTCTCCGAATTGTACTCGCAGTTCTTCTGCCGCCGGTCGGCGTATTATTGCAGGTCGGGTTGGGAATGCATTTTTGGTTGAATATCGTTCTCACATTATGTGGCTACATTCCCGGGCTCGTTCACGCAATCTGGGTCATCGCCCGTAAATAA
- a CDS encoding PAS domain S-box protein: MVPSSPNENIPNSALWASDEQLQKIIDSALDAVITMDMEGLVVDWNRRAEEIFGWSYDEAVGNPLVDLIIPEQYRLQHLDGMRLFKSTGKGRVINQKLELTALRRNGHEFPVELMVTKVDWKEETIFNAFVRDVSDRKEAEQLIAREKLEAALLQQASFASSTIDALEDALRICVANLGEISGWPVGHAFLMNQNGTRLVSSRIWHFSNRDNFRALDEASQQLSISRGEDLPGQVWQRGEPVWITDIEHDQSLQSPRDFSSLGVRSAFGFPVKLDGEVIAVVEFFNTRLTTPDLNLLALARGVGNLIRHVIERVQWQEERTRLAAIVESSGDAIIGKAPDGTITSWNKGAEEIYGWIADEVIGETVSVLLPPGMAREESEILEAMKTGRRLDQFQTRRVRKDGSIIDVSISVSPIRGMDNQIVGTSTIERDITARRRREEELSKARDEAEQATRTQSEFLANVSHELRTPMNAILGMLELTLQEDLTPLKRDYLQTAKDSADSLLLLVNDILDFSRLEAGRFELEPVAFNLRELIDEAIKTLSLRACEKGLEVICRIDRRVPGRVIGDPVRLRQILTNLAGNAIKFTEQGEVVVNVKFIEESVYSPADGRSAIEPIIGKHTEKQVLLEFSVSDTGIGIAPEDQERIFAPFAQADASTTRHYSGTGLGLAICHELISLMKGQMNLKSDLGQGSRFSFQVVFPVADPEEIDFPGEKSRVSELKDLPVLVVDDNQTNRVILEEMLSNWSMSPTPVESAKEALQHLNSIQETETEYPLVIVDALMPETDGFMLLEQAREEGLLDTATILMLSSADHQIFGERCQGLDISAFLEKPISQSDLLDAIMTALKGPQLERNGVVQINETKQSLRILVAEDTPANQKVITAILKKRGHQCVIANNGREAVEWVRNDTFDVVLMDVQMPTMDGLQATRMIREYEEDADEHIPIIAMTAYAMRGDRDKCISAGMDNYISKPIDAPKLIRLLERLASKYPRQSNLNSAITREESSSSADPAGKTSEQTLADSAGIVSTQPVMDMKAALDRVGNDSDLLNSMVGYFFEDAPGLVQEISKQNQSGDADEVARAAHSLKGLCANFNADSAVGAAKVIEEMGLQGDLQGVPDAIPALELEIERLTSELTKWRSEL; encoded by the coding sequence ATGGTTCCTTCCTCGCCGAATGAGAATATCCCCAATTCAGCACTCTGGGCTTCTGATGAACAATTGCAGAAGATTATTGATTCTGCTTTGGATGCTGTCATTACGATGGATATGGAAGGGCTGGTAGTAGACTGGAATCGACGTGCGGAAGAGATCTTTGGCTGGTCTTACGATGAAGCAGTTGGGAATCCTCTGGTTGATCTGATCATTCCGGAGCAGTATCGTCTGCAACACCTCGACGGTATGAGACTTTTTAAATCGACAGGTAAGGGGCGAGTCATCAACCAGAAGCTGGAGCTAACCGCTCTCAGGCGGAATGGTCACGAGTTTCCTGTGGAACTGATGGTTACCAAAGTCGACTGGAAAGAGGAGACGATATTTAATGCTTTCGTTCGTGATGTTTCGGATCGCAAAGAAGCGGAACAGTTAATTGCACGGGAAAAGCTTGAGGCTGCGCTTCTCCAACAGGCCAGTTTTGCTTCATCGACCATTGATGCTCTGGAAGATGCTTTAAGAATCTGTGTCGCTAATCTCGGCGAAATTTCCGGCTGGCCTGTCGGGCATGCATTCCTCATGAATCAAAATGGAACCCGTCTGGTCTCTTCGCGGATCTGGCATTTTTCCAATCGAGATAATTTTAGAGCACTGGATGAGGCTTCCCAGCAACTCAGTATTTCCCGTGGTGAGGATTTGCCCGGACAAGTCTGGCAACGCGGCGAACCGGTCTGGATTACAGATATTGAGCATGATCAATCACTCCAGTCTCCCCGCGACTTTTCGTCACTGGGGGTTCGCTCTGCATTTGGATTTCCCGTGAAACTCGATGGCGAGGTTATCGCAGTCGTAGAATTCTTTAATACGCGGCTGACAACACCTGATCTAAATCTGCTGGCACTGGCACGTGGGGTGGGAAACCTGATCCGCCATGTTATTGAACGTGTGCAATGGCAGGAAGAACGAACTCGACTGGCCGCGATTGTGGAGTCTTCAGGGGACGCCATCATCGGCAAGGCGCCCGATGGCACAATCACTTCCTGGAATAAAGGTGCTGAAGAAATCTATGGCTGGATAGCGGATGAAGTTATCGGCGAGACGGTATCGGTCTTACTGCCACCAGGGATGGCTCGTGAGGAATCAGAGATTCTGGAAGCAATGAAGACGGGACGTCGCCTCGATCAATTTCAGACACGGCGGGTGAGAAAAGATGGTTCGATCATCGATGTTTCCATTTCCGTTTCACCAATCCGTGGGATGGATAACCAGATTGTAGGAACTTCGACCATTGAGCGAGATATTACTGCACGCCGACGTCGCGAAGAGGAGCTCAGCAAAGCACGCGATGAAGCAGAGCAGGCAACCCGCACACAAAGTGAGTTTCTGGCAAACGTCAGTCACGAGCTGAGGACACCCATGAACGCGATTCTGGGAATGCTTGAACTGACTCTTCAGGAAGACTTAACTCCGTTGAAACGGGACTACCTGCAGACAGCAAAAGACTCCGCCGATTCACTGTTGCTTCTGGTAAATGACATTCTGGATTTCTCACGACTTGAGGCGGGGCGCTTTGAGCTGGAGCCCGTTGCCTTCAATTTGAGAGAACTTATTGATGAGGCAATCAAAACGCTCTCTCTCCGCGCCTGTGAAAAAGGGCTGGAAGTAATCTGTCGTATTGATCGGCGTGTGCCGGGGCGCGTCATTGGAGATCCGGTCAGGTTGAGACAGATTTTAACCAACCTGGCAGGTAACGCGATAAAATTTACCGAACAGGGTGAAGTCGTTGTTAATGTCAAGTTTATCGAAGAATCAGTCTATTCTCCTGCAGATGGTCGATCTGCTATTGAACCGATCATCGGCAAACATACTGAAAAACAAGTACTTCTGGAATTCAGTGTGTCGGATACCGGCATCGGTATTGCACCGGAAGATCAGGAGCGGATCTTTGCTCCATTTGCTCAAGCGGATGCTTCTACAACCAGGCATTATTCAGGAACTGGCTTGGGACTGGCAATTTGTCACGAACTAATCAGCCTCATGAAAGGCCAGATGAATTTGAAAAGTGATCTTGGACAAGGTAGCCGGTTTTCATTTCAGGTTGTATTCCCGGTTGCTGATCCGGAAGAAATAGATTTCCCAGGAGAGAAGTCGCGAGTGTCTGAGTTAAAAGATCTTCCCGTACTGGTGGTAGACGACAACCAGACGAATCGTGTGATTTTAGAGGAAATGTTGTCGAACTGGTCAATGTCTCCCACGCCAGTAGAATCCGCGAAAGAAGCATTACAGCATCTCAACTCAATCCAGGAAACTGAGACAGAGTATCCTCTGGTAATCGTTGATGCGCTGATGCCTGAAACCGATGGCTTTATGCTTCTTGAGCAAGCCCGAGAAGAGGGGCTGCTTGATACGGCCACCATTTTGATGCTTTCATCAGCAGATCATCAGATTTTCGGAGAGCGGTGTCAGGGGCTCGATATCTCGGCATTTCTGGAGAAACCAATTTCCCAGTCTGATTTACTCGATGCCATTATGACCGCATTAAAAGGACCACAGCTCGAGAGAAATGGTGTTGTGCAGATTAACGAGACCAAACAGTCACTGCGAATCCTGGTAGCGGAAGATACACCTGCAAATCAGAAAGTAATTACAGCAATACTGAAGAAGAGGGGGCACCAGTGTGTCATCGCCAATAACGGTCGCGAGGCTGTGGAATGGGTGCGCAATGATACCTTCGACGTCGTATTAATGGATGTGCAGATGCCAACCATGGATGGTCTGCAGGCGACAAGAATGATTCGCGAATATGAAGAGGATGCCGATGAGCATATCCCCATTATCGCAATGACTGCTTATGCCATGCGGGGTGATCGTGATAAGTGCATCTCTGCGGGGATGGATAATTATATCTCGAAGCCAATCGATGCCCCCAAGCTCATCAGGCTGCTGGAACGTCTGGCATCAAAATACCCGCGCCAGTCTAATTTAAACTCGGCGATTACCAGAGAAGAATCAAGTTCCTCCGCTGATCCAGCAGGCAAGACATCGGAACAGACTCTAGCTGACTCCGCAGGTATAGTTTCAACTCAGCCTGTAATGGATATGAAGGCTGCACTAGACCGTGTGGGGAATGATTCCGATTTGCTCAACTCGATGGTCGGATATTTTTTTGAGGATGCACCTGGCTTGGTTCAAGAGATTTCTAAGCAGAATCAGTCAGGAGATGCAGATGAAGTTGCGCGCGCAGCACATAGTCTCAAAGGGCTCTGCGCCAACTTCAACGCAGATTCGGCAGTAGGGGCTGCGAAGGTGATCGAAGAGATGGGACTTCAAGGAGATTTGCAGGGGGTTCCCGATGCAATTCCTGCCTTGGAATTAGAAATTGAACGTCTCACCAGCGAATTGACGAAATGGCGATCAGAACTCTGA
- a CDS encoding DUF1328 domain-containing protein, producing MLSWALMFLIIALIAGLFGFGLVGGMAYGAAKICFFIFLVLAIFSLLTGRRVPTD from the coding sequence ATGTTAAGTTGGGCATTGATGTTTCTGATTATTGCACTGATTGCGGGACTGTTTGGGTTTGGACTGGTTGGTGGCATGGCCTATGGTGCAGCTAAAATCTGCTTCTTCATCTTCCTCGTGCTGGCGATTTTCAGTCTGTTGACCGGTCGACGGGTTCCTACTGACTAA
- a CDS encoding sigma-54-dependent transcriptional regulator, translating to MPEALVVDDDRTIREMVRSSLSKINVDIIQAGTAQEALEAIKTGSPEVVLLDIMLPVVSGLDVFREIRELDRRLPVLFITSSSESNVAIEAMQLGAFDYLAKPLDLPKLNDLVSKAIENRRLMNIPVALPVGGKKRSSGDQFVGRSPQMLEVFKSIGRVASENVNVLIRGESGTGKELVARAIYQHSPRSEECFMAVNCAALTETLLESELFGYEKGAFTGADRQRIGKFEQCNGGTIFLDEVGDMSQLTQGKVLRLLQEQKFERVGGNKTIETDVRIIAATNRNLEQMVKDGTFREDLFYRLNGMTISLPPLRERGNDIALLVEHYLNEACYEMGRTEIEGISSEALDQLLQYRWPGNVRELQSVVRQSLLNSTSPVIVPSFLPDDVSSQFKSTPEVFQSEDPLDEDPALPLSDLQLFVDQRLAAQTKDLYSETLETMERYLLTRVLNETGGNQTRAAEILGITRGKIRDRIAQFGISLEKTVSIDENGS from the coding sequence ATGCCAGAAGCACTAGTGGTTGATGATGATCGTACTATCCGTGAGATGGTAAGAAGTTCTCTGAGTAAAATTAACGTTGATATCATCCAGGCAGGTACTGCTCAGGAAGCGCTTGAGGCAATCAAGACTGGTTCACCAGAGGTGGTTTTGCTCGATATCATGCTGCCGGTCGTGTCCGGACTGGATGTGTTTCGAGAAATTCGTGAATTGGATCGCAGGCTGCCAGTGCTCTTCATTACCTCTTCCAGTGAAAGCAATGTTGCAATTGAAGCAATGCAGCTGGGAGCGTTTGACTATCTGGCTAAGCCATTGGATCTTCCCAAACTGAACGATCTGGTTTCGAAAGCTATCGAGAACAGGCGATTGATGAATATTCCTGTGGCCCTGCCTGTGGGAGGAAAGAAACGGAGTAGCGGAGATCAGTTTGTCGGTCGCAGTCCACAGATGCTGGAAGTCTTCAAGTCTATCGGACGTGTCGCCTCGGAAAATGTTAATGTACTGATTCGTGGTGAAAGTGGAACCGGGAAAGAGCTCGTCGCCAGAGCCATTTACCAGCATAGCCCTCGCTCTGAAGAATGCTTTATGGCGGTAAACTGTGCAGCACTGACAGAGACTCTGCTGGAAAGCGAACTTTTTGGCTATGAAAAAGGAGCTTTTACAGGCGCTGACCGACAGCGAATCGGTAAATTTGAGCAATGCAATGGCGGTACAATCTTTTTGGATGAAGTGGGGGACATGTCACAGCTCACTCAGGGGAAAGTACTGCGGCTGTTGCAGGAACAGAAGTTCGAACGCGTAGGTGGCAATAAGACAATTGAAACAGACGTACGTATTATTGCTGCTACTAATCGAAACCTGGAACAGATGGTGAAAGACGGCACGTTTCGAGAAGACCTCTTTTATCGTCTGAATGGAATGACTATCTCGCTACCTCCCCTCCGGGAACGAGGAAACGACATCGCTCTGCTGGTTGAGCACTATCTCAACGAAGCATGTTACGAAATGGGGCGTACCGAGATCGAGGGAATTTCCTCTGAAGCCCTGGATCAGTTGTTACAATATCGCTGGCCAGGGAATGTGCGTGAATTGCAGAGTGTAGTCCGTCAATCTCTATTGAACAGTACCAGCCCGGTAATCGTTCCTTCTTTTCTTCCTGATGACGTTTCCAGTCAATTTAAATCAACTCCCGAAGTCTTCCAGTCAGAAGATCCTCTGGACGAAGATCCGGCATTGCCGCTCTCAGATCTTCAACTATTTGTCGATCAGAGGCTTGCAGCGCAAACCAAAGACTTGTACAGCGAGACTCTGGAAACGATGGAGCGTTATCTCTTAACCCGTGTTCTAAATGAAACAGGGGGAAATCAGACCCGCGCTGCAGAGATCCTGGGGATCACGCGAGGCAAAATTCGTGATCGTATTGCGCAATTTGGAATTTCCCTCGAGAAGACAGTCAGCATTGATGAGAATGGCAGTTGA